One window from the genome of Nicotiana tomentosiformis chromosome 5, ASM39032v3, whole genome shotgun sequence encodes:
- the LOC104088879 gene encoding uncharacterized protein isoform X1: protein MTIAAIFPNRLSLILVLLPLIFTTIFRAANATCQLSFEQNNKLYNYSLTAPIRNFPHGILSEDGFYKVAVNGTVLWFQLCDAMIFNHDPPTCIDCRDCGGNSRCGMGCSALVANIIGGYPVCTTLGYSSSTFFELIDKKDPLKGITAKMSYRGPKLNCSLAVSIVCDTNGVQGPRTLELVGTCAYATEIHHPSGCAVIISSHGQGMGWFGTMMIIILCLFGIYLLGGAAYRYFSLGIRGIDIIPNLEFWASLPHTLQSMFLSLVRRFRGPSHGHRSTYSPVNF, encoded by the exons ATGACAATTGCTGCGATTTTCCCAAATCGCCTTTCACTCATTCTGGTTCTTCTTCCACTAATCTTCACCACCATCTTCCGTGCGGCCAATGCAACATGCCAGCTCAGTTTTGAACAGAATAATAAGCTCTATAATTACAGCTTAACAGCCCCAATTCGTAATTTCCCTCATGGCATCCTCAGTGAAGATgg GTTCTACAAGGTGGCTGTTAATGGGACTGTGCTATGGTTTCAG CTTTGTGATGCAATGATTTTCAACCATGATCCTCCTACCTGTATTGACTGTAGG GACTGTGGTGGTAATTCTCGTTGTGGAATGGGTTGTAGTGCGCTTGTGGCTAACATTATTGGAG GTTATCCCGTGTGCACTACTCTTGGATATTCATCAAGCACGTTCTTTGAACTCATTG ATAAAAAGGATCCACTCAAAGGCATCACAGCTAAAATGTCTTACAGAGGGCCGAAGCTCAACTGTTCACTTGCTGTGTCAATAGTATGTGATACAAATGGAGTTCAA GGTCCTCGGACACTTGAATTAGTTGGGACTTGTGCTTAT GCTACAGAAATACATCACCCCTCCGGCTGCGCAGTGATTATATCCTCTCACGGGCAAGGAATGGGCTGGTTTGGTACCATGATGATCAT AATCCTATGCCTCTTTGGAATTTACTTGCTGGGTGGTGCAGCCTATCGGTACTTCTCTTTGGGCATTCGTGGGATAGAC ATAATTCCAAACTTGGAATTCTGGGCGAGCTTGCCACATACGTTACAG AGTATGTTTTTATCGTTAGTGCGGAGATTTAGAGGACCTTCTCATGGTCACAGGAGTACGTATTCTCCTGTCAATTTTTGA
- the LOC104088879 gene encoding uncharacterized protein isoform X2, whose translation MVSGWLHQLCDAMIFNHDPPTCIDCRDCGGNSRCGMGCSALVANIIGGYPVCTTLGYSSSTFFELIDKKDPLKGITAKMSYRGPKLNCSLAVSIVCDTNGVQGPRTLELVGTCAYATEIHHPSGCAVIISSHGQGMGWFGTMMIIILCLFGIYLLGGAAYRYFSLGIRGIDIIPNLEFWASLPHTLQSMFLSLVRRFRGPSHGHRSTYSPVNF comes from the exons ATGGTTTCAGGTTGGCTGCATCAG CTTTGTGATGCAATGATTTTCAACCATGATCCTCCTACCTGTATTGACTGTAGG GACTGTGGTGGTAATTCTCGTTGTGGAATGGGTTGTAGTGCGCTTGTGGCTAACATTATTGGAG GTTATCCCGTGTGCACTACTCTTGGATATTCATCAAGCACGTTCTTTGAACTCATTG ATAAAAAGGATCCACTCAAAGGCATCACAGCTAAAATGTCTTACAGAGGGCCGAAGCTCAACTGTTCACTTGCTGTGTCAATAGTATGTGATACAAATGGAGTTCAA GGTCCTCGGACACTTGAATTAGTTGGGACTTGTGCTTAT GCTACAGAAATACATCACCCCTCCGGCTGCGCAGTGATTATATCCTCTCACGGGCAAGGAATGGGCTGGTTTGGTACCATGATGATCAT AATCCTATGCCTCTTTGGAATTTACTTGCTGGGTGGTGCAGCCTATCGGTACTTCTCTTTGGGCATTCGTGGGATAGAC ATAATTCCAAACTTGGAATTCTGGGCGAGCTTGCCACATACGTTACAG AGTATGTTTTTATCGTTAGTGCGGAGATTTAGAGGACCTTCTCATGGTCACAGGAGTACGTATTCTCCTGTCAATTTTTGA
- the LOC104088878 gene encoding protein trichome birefringence-like 33: MKPPPSSSPFSSSFLRKARLSPFLLIFLPFIVLIIILYSEEFNCIFSQLDPRVSSQQHNSITRNIKKNKQKLPFAIGETEEGCDVFNGKWVWDESRPLYEESECPYIQPQLTCQEHGRPDKNYQHWRWQPHGCSLPSFNATLILETLRGKKMLFVGDSLNRGQFVSLVCLVHRLIPENAKSMETVGNFDIFTIKDYNATIEFYWAPFLLESNSDDAVKHRIEERVVRKGSINAHGKYWKGADIIVFNTYLWWMRGLHFNILQGSFDDEVKDIVEVSTEEAYRMAMKSMLKWIKKNMDPTKTRVFFTSMSPSHEKSIEWGGEPKKNCYNETKMIEDPNYWGTDSRKSIMQVIGKEFSKSKVAILFLNITQLSSYRKDAHTTIYKKQWSPLTPEQLANPFSYADCVHWCLPGLQDTWNELLFTKLFYP; this comes from the exons ATGAAGCCACCTCCATCTTCTTCtcctttttcctcttcttttctgAGAAAAGCTCGTCTTTCTCCCTTTCTTTTAATATTTCTACCCTTCATTGTTCTTATCATTATTCTGTATAGTGAAGAATTCAACTGCATTTTTAGCCAGCTTGACCCCAGAGTTTCCAGCCAACAACACAATTCTATCACAAGAAATATTA AGAAGAACAAACAAAAGTTACCATTTGCAATAGGAGAGACAGAGGAAGGATGCGATGTGTTCAATGGGAAATGGGTTTGGGACGAGAGTCGGCCTTTGTACGAAGAATCAGAGTGTCCGTACATACAACCACAGTTGACTTGCCAAGAACATGGCCGGCCAGATAAAAACTATCAACATTGGAGATGGCAACCTCACGGTTGCTCACTTCCGAG TTTCAATGCAACATTAATACTAGAAACTCTTCGGGGGAAGAAGATGTTGTTCGTGGGCGATTCCTTGAATAGAGGACAGTTTGTTTCTTTGGTTTGTCTTGTCCATAGACTCATACCCGAGAATGCTAAATCCATGGAAACTGTTGGTAATTTCGACATTTTCACCATTAAG GATTATAATGCAACTATAGAATTCTACTGGGCACCATTTTTGCTGGAATCAAATTCTGATGATGCAGTCAAACATAGGATCGAGGAAAGAGTTGTTCGAAAAGGTTCAATAAACGCACATGGAAAATATTGGAAAGGGGCTGACATAATTGTGTTCAATACATATCTTTGGTGGATGAGGGGCCTCCATTTTAATATTTT GCAAGGGTCATTCGACGATGAAGTGAAAGATATAGTGGAAGTTTCCACAGAGGAGGCATATCGAATGGCAATGAAGAGTATGTTAAAATGGATTAAAAAGAATATGGATCCAACGAAAACCAGAGTCTTTTTCACTAGCATGTCACCTTCTCATGAAAA GAGCATAGAATGGGGAGGAGAACCAAAAAAGAACTGTTACAACGAGACTAAAATGATAGAGGATCCAAATTACTGGGGAACAGATAGTAGAAAAAGCATAATGCAAGTGATTGGAAAAGAATTTAGTAAATCAAAAGTGGCCATCTTATTTCTCAATATCACACAACTCTCAAGTTACAGAAAAGACGCGCATACAACAATTTACAAGAAACAATGGAGTCCATTAACACCAGAACAACTAGCAAATCCGTTTAGCTACGCTGATTGTGTTCATTGGTGTTTGCCTGGACTTCAAGATACTTGGAATGAACTTTTATTCACCAAACTTTTCTATCCTTGA
- the LOC104088877 gene encoding protein trichome birefringence-like 33, with product MKPPFSSSLLLILLPFIVLIIFMYSEEFSCILCQLDPSVSSQQHIKKNMEKLPFAIGETEKGCGVFNGKWVWDENRPLYEESECPYITPQSTCQEHGRPDKDYQHWRWQPHSCSLPSFNATLMLETLRGKRMLFVGDSLNRGQYISMICLVHRLIPENAKSMENDGNFAIFIIKDYNATIEFYWAPFLLESNSDVAITHRIVERVVRNGSINTHGKYWKGSDIIVFNTYLWWLSNFSILQGSFDDEVKDIVEVSTEDAYRMVMKSMLSWIKENMDPKKTRVFFTSMSPYHERSIEWGGEPNKNCFNETKMIEDPNYWATDSRKSIMQVIGEEFGKSKVPISFLNITQLSSYRKDAHSSIYKKHWNPLTPKQLANPSSYADCVHWCLPGLPDIWNELLFAKLFYP from the exons ATGAAGCCACCTTTTTCCTCTTCTCTTCTGTTAATATTACTACCTTTTATTGTTCTTATCATTTTTATGTACAGTGAAGAATTCAGCTGCATTTTGTGCCAGCTTGATCCCAGTGTTTCCAGCCAACAACACATTA AGAAGAACAtggagaagttaccatttgccatAGGAGAGACAGAAAAAGGATGCGGTGTGTTCAATGGAAAATGGGTTTGGGACGAGAATCGGCCTTTGTACGAAGAATCAGAGTGTCCGTACATAACGCCACAGTCGACTTGCCAAGAACATGGCAGGCCAGATAAAGACTATCAGCATTGGAGATGGCAACCTCATAGTTGCTCTCTCCCGAG TTTCAATGCGACATTAATGTTGGAAACACTTCGGGGGAAGAGGATGTTGTTCGTAGGCGATTCGTTGAACAGAGGACAATATATTTCCATGATTTGTCTTGTTCATAGACTGATTCCTGAGAATGCTAAATCCATGGAAAATGATGGTAATTTCGCCATTTTCATCATTAAG GATTATAATGCAACGATTGAGTTCTACTGGGCACCATTTCTCCTGGAATCAAATTCTGATGTTGCAATCACACATAGGATCGTTGAAAGAGTTGTTCGAAATGGTTCAATAAACACACATGGGAAATATTGGAAAGGATCTGACATAATTGTGTTCAATACTTACCTTTGGTGGCTGAGCAATTTCAGTATCTT GCAAGGGTCTTTTGACGATGAAGTAAAAGATATAGTGGAGGTGTCCACAGAGGATGCATATCGCATGGTAATGAAGAGTATGTTGAGTTGGATTAAAGAGAATATGGATCCAAAGAAAACCAGAGTCTTTTTCACTAGCATGTCACCTTATCATGAAAG GAGCATAGAATGGGGAGGTGAACCAAATAAGAATTGTTTCAATGAGACTAAAATGATAGAGGATCCAAATTACTGGGCAACAGATAGTAGAAAAAGCATAATGCAAGTGATTGGTGAAGAATTTGGTAAATCAAAAGTTCCCATCTCATTTCTTAATATCACACAGCTCTCAAGTTACAGAAAAGACGCACACTCGTCAATTTACAAGAAGCATTGGAATCCATTAACACCAAAGCAACTAGCAAACCCTTCCAGCTATGCTGATTGTGTTCATTGGTGCTTGCCTGGGCTTCCAGATATTTGGAATGAACTTTTATTTGCCAAGCTTTTCTATCCTTGA